The Leucobacter chromiiresistens genome has a window encoding:
- a CDS encoding response regulator transcription factor: MRILICEDSVLLREGLVRLLEHGGHTVVAALPDATTVLQTVATTDPELCILDVRLPPSFTDEGILAALELRRTHPRLPVLVLSQYVEERYASELIAAQGGAFGYLLKDRVADVGDFIESVQRIASGATVLDPEVVAQLLTRRSRDDRMRALTERERTVLAALAEGRSNQSIAALLFLSEASVEKHITAIFQKLQLEPDGGGNRRVLAAIAHFESFGSPPAAGPDPRRSTPDAQTGASA, encoded by the coding sequence GTGCGCATCTTGATCTGCGAAGACTCGGTGCTGCTGCGCGAAGGGCTGGTGCGCCTGCTCGAGCACGGCGGGCACACCGTCGTGGCGGCCCTGCCCGATGCGACAACCGTGCTGCAGACCGTTGCGACGACCGACCCCGAGCTGTGCATCCTCGACGTGCGGCTGCCTCCCTCCTTCACCGACGAGGGCATCCTCGCCGCGCTGGAGCTGCGCCGCACCCACCCGCGCCTCCCGGTGCTGGTGCTCTCCCAGTACGTCGAGGAGCGCTACGCGAGCGAGCTGATCGCCGCGCAGGGCGGGGCCTTCGGCTACCTCCTGAAGGATCGCGTCGCCGACGTCGGGGACTTCATCGAGTCGGTGCAGCGCATCGCCTCGGGCGCCACCGTGCTCGACCCCGAAGTTGTCGCCCAGCTGCTCACCCGCCGGTCGCGCGACGACCGCATGCGCGCACTCACCGAGCGCGAGCGCACCGTGCTCGCAGCGCTCGCCGAGGGTCGATCGAACCAGTCGATCGCAGCCCTGCTCTTCCTCTCCGAAGCGAGCGTCGAGAAGCACATCACCGCGATCTTCCAGAAGCTGCAACTCGAGCCCGACGGTGGCGGCAACCGCCGCGTGCTCGCCGCGATCGCTCACTTCGAGAGCTTCGGGAGCCCGCCCGCCGCAGGGCCCGACCCCCGACGTTCCACCCCCGATGCACAGACCGGAGCCTCAGCATGA
- a CDS encoding DUF4097 family beta strand repeat-containing protein: protein MTTPITPDESAHGSVRHPDAVEPGTSQPGAAQPDALQPGKPHTENATRKGSPSTRVIVAVTAAVGGVALLAVAASTAYSDIMPERYDAIDAFVGSATDLDETDGSGGAAPGSEQVVDDGSGTVTHFAPVDAVRALDVEISGASFEVAFGDVAEAELVATGDRAANWTLAVREGRLTVETPDRGFTTGCFVNCGAGSLGDASGMLTLPQSMIEDGRLDAELSVEGGALRGSGSFRSLDVSVQGGDVRLDGSAQNLEVEVEAGKAELELADVGTAEVGVEAGSVRVAMTGAAPDRVSVEASTGSAALDLPEADYRVDATAELGEFDDRLAKSDDSKHVVSVRAEAAKVVLQ from the coding sequence ATGACCACCCCCATCACCCCCGACGAATCCGCCCACGGATCAGTCCGGCACCCCGACGCCGTCGAACCCGGCACATCGCAGCCCGGCGCCGCCCAGCCAGACGCATTGCAGCCCGGCAAGCCCCATACGGAGAATGCCACGCGCAAGGGATCGCCGTCGACGCGAGTGATCGTCGCGGTCACGGCCGCGGTCGGGGGAGTGGCACTGCTCGCGGTCGCCGCATCGACCGCCTACTCCGACATCATGCCCGAGCGCTACGATGCGATCGACGCCTTCGTCGGCAGTGCGACCGACCTCGACGAGACCGATGGTTCGGGCGGTGCGGCGCCCGGCTCGGAGCAGGTGGTCGACGACGGGTCGGGCACGGTGACGCACTTCGCGCCCGTCGACGCAGTGCGGGCCTTGGACGTCGAGATCTCGGGCGCATCGTTCGAGGTGGCGTTCGGCGACGTCGCCGAGGCCGAGCTCGTGGCGACGGGCGATCGCGCGGCGAACTGGACGCTCGCGGTGCGCGAGGGCCGCCTGACCGTCGAGACCCCGGATCGCGGGTTCACCACGGGCTGCTTCGTCAACTGCGGCGCCGGGTCGCTCGGGGACGCCTCGGGCATGCTGACGCTTCCGCAGTCGATGATCGAGGATGGCAGGCTCGACGCTGAGCTGAGCGTCGAGGGAGGCGCGCTGCGAGGATCGGGATCCTTCCGCTCGCTCGACGTCAGCGTGCAGGGAGGCGACGTCCGCCTCGACGGCAGCGCCCAGAACCTCGAGGTCGAGGTCGAAGCCGGCAAGGCGGAGCTCGAGCTCGCCGACGTCGGCACGGCCGAGGTCGGCGTCGAGGCTGGATCCGTGCGCGTGGCGATGACCGGCGCGGCTCCGGATCGCGTCTCCGTCGAGGCGAGCACCGGCAGTGCCGCGCTCGACCTCCCGGAGGCCGACTACCGCGTCGATGCGACCGCCGAACTCGGCGAGTTCGACGACCGTCTCGCGAAGAGCGACGACTCGAAGCACGTGGTGTCGGTGCGTGCGGAGGCCGCGAAGGTCGTGCTGCAGTAG
- a CDS encoding alpha/beta hydrolase, with protein sequence MPGGPAPSGPHADRSATLGASARFASLGSAGRARAEASGNAGAASWARSPLHWRPDVLGAGFEAAELDLGADDEGPLVATLVRSLPAPPRLLDRVLRRTPLLADVDVLYVHGWSDYFFQRSMARFWTDRGARFYALDLRKYGRSLRDGQTPGYIENLDDYDLEIGLALDAMGHGEGDGPRAGTAAPDGAAPRDGGAPRRLILFGHSTGGLILSLWASTHPGRADGLVLNSPWLEFQLTGAGRQMLAPLLDLGARFNLRDSAPQFDAGLYTRAQRAVGPQDELATIDERWRPARSHAVLTVWLRAILAGHARVSRGLAIESPILMLLSARSALPLRWDEALTSADTVLEVDEIAKASLRLGSTLTIERLDGALHDVFLSRDAVRAEAYARLERWVAGWAAAQRAARGGAPGLRRRRARTAAS encoded by the coding sequence ATGCCGGGCGGGCCGGCACCGTCGGGTCCGCATGCGGATCGGTCGGCGACGCTCGGCGCCTCGGCCCGGTTCGCATCGCTCGGGTCGGCGGGCCGGGCCCGCGCGGAAGCGAGCGGGAACGCCGGGGCTGCGTCGTGGGCCCGCAGCCCGCTCCACTGGCGCCCCGATGTGCTCGGGGCGGGCTTCGAGGCGGCCGAACTCGATCTCGGTGCAGACGACGAGGGTCCGTTGGTCGCCACGCTCGTGCGCTCCCTGCCGGCGCCTCCCCGACTGCTCGACCGCGTGCTGCGCCGCACGCCGCTGCTCGCCGACGTCGACGTGCTGTACGTGCACGGCTGGTCCGACTACTTCTTCCAGCGCAGCATGGCGCGCTTCTGGACCGACCGGGGAGCGCGCTTCTACGCGCTCGATCTGCGCAAGTACGGTCGCAGCCTGCGCGACGGCCAGACCCCGGGCTACATCGAGAATCTCGACGACTACGATCTGGAGATCGGGTTGGCTCTCGACGCGATGGGTCACGGCGAGGGCGACGGCCCGCGAGCGGGCACCGCCGCGCCTGATGGGGCTGCGCCACGAGACGGAGGAGCCCCGCGCAGGCTCATCCTCTTCGGGCACTCCACGGGCGGCCTCATTCTGAGCCTGTGGGCGTCCACCCATCCGGGTCGGGCCGACGGTCTCGTGCTCAACAGCCCGTGGCTCGAGTTCCAGCTGACGGGAGCGGGCCGGCAGATGCTCGCTCCACTGCTCGATCTCGGCGCGCGGTTCAACCTGCGAGACTCCGCACCGCAGTTCGACGCGGGGCTCTACACGCGTGCGCAGCGCGCGGTGGGGCCGCAGGACGAGCTGGCCACGATCGACGAGCGATGGCGGCCGGCGCGCAGTCACGCGGTGCTGACGGTGTGGCTCCGCGCGATCCTCGCCGGTCATGCCCGGGTGAGTCGGGGGCTCGCCATCGAGTCGCCGATTCTCATGCTGCTCTCGGCCCGCTCGGCGCTGCCGCTGCGCTGGGACGAGGCGCTGACGAGCGCCGACACGGTGCTCGAGGTCGATGAGATCGCGAAGGCGTCGCTGCGGCTGGGCTCGACGCTCACCATCGAGCGTCTCGACGGCGCACTGCACGATGTCTTTCTGTCACGGGATGCGGTGCGCGCCGAGGCGTACGCTCGACTCGAGCGCTGGGTTGCGGGCTGGGCGGCGGCGCAGCGGGCGGCGAGAGGGGGCGCACCGGGCCTCCGGCGCCGCAGGGCTCGTACCGCCGCGTCCTGA
- a CDS encoding NUDIX hydrolase, whose amino-acid sequence MDLRVAAYAVVERRGKILLTHWRRGHLHGWTLPGGGIESGEDPRDAVVREVAEETGLEAKVGKLLGVDSRVMVREEVPTGDDPELHTIRIVYRATVVDGPLRNEVDGSSDEARWVALRDIKSLRTLSLVQTGLRMAGLNRRPVGKPGKGANRQGRSGKPRK is encoded by the coding sequence ATGGATCTTCGAGTCGCCGCCTACGCCGTCGTTGAGCGGCGCGGCAAGATCCTGCTCACCCACTGGCGTCGGGGTCATCTGCACGGGTGGACGCTGCCCGGCGGCGGCATCGAGAGCGGCGAGGATCCCCGCGATGCCGTCGTGCGCGAGGTGGCGGAGGAGACCGGGCTCGAGGCGAAGGTGGGCAAGCTGCTCGGTGTGGACTCGCGCGTCATGGTGCGCGAGGAGGTGCCTACGGGCGACGACCCCGAGCTGCACACGATTCGCATCGTGTATCGGGCGACCGTCGTGGACGGGCCGCTGCGCAACGAGGTCGACGGGTCGTCGGATGAGGCGCGGTGGGTGGCGCTCCGCGACATCAAGTCGCTGCGAACGCTGTCGCTGGTGCAGACGGGTCTGCGAATGGCGGGGCTGAATCGGCGCCCGGTGGGCAAGCCCGGCAAGGGCGCGAACCGGCAGGGCCGCTCGGGGAAGCCGCGCAAGTAG
- a CDS encoding peptidylprolyl isomerase, translating into MTIHSSVATIHTNHGDIVVNLFGDHAPKTVKNFVDLAEKGFYDGVIFHRIIPNFMIQGGDPTGTGTGGPGYTFDDEIHPELTFSEPYQLAMANAGKRPDMTGRLAGTNGSQFFITTTAPDWLNGKHTIFGVVADDASRSVVDTISNVQTGAQDRPVEDVVISGVDIAAA; encoded by the coding sequence ATGACGATTCACTCCTCAGTAGCGACCATCCACACGAACCACGGCGACATCGTGGTCAACCTCTTCGGCGATCACGCTCCGAAGACGGTGAAGAACTTCGTCGACCTCGCCGAGAAGGGGTTCTACGACGGCGTCATCTTCCACCGCATCATCCCGAACTTCATGATCCAGGGCGGCGACCCGACCGGCACCGGCACGGGCGGCCCCGGGTACACCTTCGACGACGAGATCCACCCCGAGCTCACCTTCAGCGAGCCCTACCAGCTGGCCATGGCCAACGCGGGCAAGCGCCCCGACATGACGGGCCGTCTCGCGGGCACGAACGGCTCGCAGTTCTTCATCACGACGACGGCGCCCGACTGGTTGAACGGCAAGCACACCATCTTCGGCGTCGTGGCCGACGACGCCTCGCGCTCGGTCGTCGACACGATCTCGAACGTGCAGACCGGCGCGCAGGATCGTCCGGTCGAGGACGTCGTGATCTCCGGCGTCGACATCGCTGCAGCGTAA
- a CDS encoding rhomboid family intramembrane serine protease: MTNGSGPVYGERVEPGPDDVCYRHPGVRSFALCQRCGRTICGDCQVVSAVGVLCPECTKEMRAPAGQRAARSTRVAGRRIAALDAPVTYGIMLLCAVVFVAQWLSATFGGNGVTAALWYAPLYSMPGAFEPWRLLTAMFTHSPTFFLHILFNLYALWLFGRNLEQAIGRAAFAVLFLFAGVGGSLGVMMWAYVDPQALVVPTVGASGAIFGVLAATLVAMRAARANITSLAVLIAINFAIGLIPGAAISWQAHLGGLIVGAATMWLLLATRGPRLRRRRVAGLVGLGALLVLLSGAYFVMAPAAQFVG, encoded by the coding sequence GTGACGAACGGGTCGGGGCCGGTGTACGGCGAACGCGTCGAACCCGGCCCCGACGACGTCTGCTACCGTCACCCGGGCGTGCGCAGCTTCGCGCTGTGCCAGCGGTGCGGGCGCACGATCTGCGGCGACTGCCAGGTCGTATCGGCGGTGGGCGTGCTCTGCCCCGAGTGCACGAAGGAGATGCGCGCGCCGGCGGGGCAGCGCGCGGCGCGGTCGACTCGGGTCGCCGGGCGCAGAATCGCGGCGCTCGATGCACCCGTGACGTACGGCATCATGCTGCTGTGCGCGGTCGTCTTCGTCGCGCAGTGGCTGAGCGCGACCTTCGGCGGGAACGGGGTCACGGCAGCGCTCTGGTACGCGCCGCTGTACTCGATGCCCGGCGCCTTCGAGCCGTGGCGATTGCTGACGGCGATGTTCACGCACTCGCCCACGTTCTTCCTCCACATCCTCTTCAACCTCTACGCTCTGTGGTTGTTCGGAAGGAACCTGGAGCAGGCGATCGGGCGGGCGGCGTTCGCCGTGCTGTTCCTGTTCGCGGGAGTCGGGGGATCGCTGGGCGTCATGATGTGGGCCTATGTCGATCCGCAGGCCCTGGTCGTTCCGACGGTCGGCGCTTCGGGAGCGATCTTCGGCGTGCTCGCCGCGACCCTCGTCGCGATGCGCGCCGCCCGGGCCAACATCACGTCGCTCGCCGTGCTGATCGCGATCAACTTCGCGATCGGCCTGATTCCCGGCGCCGCGATCTCCTGGCAGGCGCATCTCGGCGGTCTGATCGTCGGTGCGGCGACGATGTGGCTGCTGCTCGCGACGCGCGGTCCGCGGTTGCGCCGCCGTCGCGTGGCGGGGCTCGTCGGGCTCGGCGCACTGCTGGTGCTGCTCTCGGGAGCCTATTTCGTCATGGCCCCTGCGGCGCAATTCGTCGGCTGA
- a CDS encoding cell division protein CrgA yields the protein MAAAGKNVSKRNSAEVAQNRADLAAARREAPNPVWFKPVMFGFMLLGLIWIVLYYITSSSLQLPIPAFGQANIFIGFGLVLVGFLMTPWWK from the coding sequence ATGGCAGCAGCTGGAAAGAATGTAAGCAAGCGGAATTCGGCCGAGGTCGCGCAGAACCGCGCTGATCTTGCGGCTGCGCGGAGGGAAGCTCCGAACCCGGTCTGGTTCAAGCCCGTGATGTTCGGCTTCATGCTGCTCGGTCTGATCTGGATCGTGCTCTACTACATCACCAGCTCGAGCCTGCAGCTGCCGATTCCGGCCTTCGGCCAGGCCAACATCTTCATCGGCTTCGGGCTCGTGCTCGTCGGCTTCCTTATGACGCCGTGGTGGAAGTGA
- a CDS encoding class E sortase yields the protein MNETVQRGRRRRRARLSPLTVMGELLLVGGLAVMGYIVWQPWHTGVGVTAKQAGLSDEDSARWDSEASAEPFDGVVPVPAQPEPAEVFAVLRVPSFGTTYANRVAEGTDWDTVLNLDDKGIGRYETTQMPGEPGNFALAGHRSGPLINSFREVMNLRVGDPLFVETADGWYTYRFRSIEYVTPDEVDVLNPFPRLEGTPGDDQILTLTTCHPKMAGSDERAIAYSVYEGFQPRSDGPPQELLDLNPTMGATQALRGDQE from the coding sequence GTGAACGAGACAGTCCAGAGGGGTCGCCGGCGCCGTCGCGCGAGGCTGAGCCCGTTGACGGTGATGGGCGAGCTGCTGCTGGTCGGAGGCCTCGCCGTCATGGGCTACATCGTCTGGCAGCCGTGGCACACCGGCGTCGGAGTCACCGCCAAGCAGGCCGGCCTCTCAGACGAGGATTCGGCCCGGTGGGACAGCGAGGCGTCGGCGGAGCCCTTCGACGGCGTCGTCCCCGTGCCGGCGCAGCCGGAGCCCGCAGAGGTCTTCGCCGTGCTGCGCGTCCCCTCGTTCGGCACCACCTACGCCAATCGGGTCGCCGAGGGCACGGACTGGGACACAGTGCTCAACCTCGACGACAAGGGGATCGGCCGGTACGAGACGACCCAGATGCCCGGCGAACCGGGCAACTTCGCCCTCGCCGGCCACCGCTCGGGGCCGCTCATCAACTCGTTCCGCGAGGTCATGAACCTGCGCGTCGGCGATCCGCTCTTCGTTGAGACGGCCGACGGCTGGTACACCTACCGATTCCGGTCGATCGAGTACGTGACGCCCGACGAGGTCGACGTGCTCAACCCCTTCCCGCGGCTCGAGGGAACCCCGGGCGACGACCAGATCCTCACGCTCACCACCTGCCATCCGAAGATGGCGGGCAGCGACGAGCGAGCGATCGCCTACTCGGTGTACGAGGGCTTCCAGCCCCGATCCGACGGCCCCCCGCAGGAGCTGCTCGACCTCAATCCGACGATGGGCGCCACTCAGGCCCTCAGAGGGGATCAGGAATAG
- a CDS encoding anthranilate synthase component II — MSRILVIDNYDSFVYTLNGYLQQLGAETHVMRNDEVTPAGLEALVAEYDGVLISPGPGTPADAGVSIAMVDLALRTGVPLLGVCLGHQAIAEALGGVVTHAEELMHGKVSRVVHTDDPFFDGVAAEFDATRYHSLAVVRDTVPDSLVITAETASGIVMAFRHRELPIYGVQYHPESVLTEGGYQQLGNWLTVVGVPNAAEVARTLSPLLAD, encoded by the coding sequence ATGAGCAGAATTCTCGTCATCGACAACTACGACAGCTTCGTCTACACGCTGAACGGCTACCTGCAGCAGCTGGGCGCCGAGACGCACGTGATGCGCAACGACGAGGTGACGCCCGCCGGCCTCGAAGCGCTCGTCGCCGAATACGACGGGGTGCTGATCTCGCCCGGGCCGGGCACTCCCGCCGACGCCGGCGTCTCGATCGCCATGGTCGATCTCGCGCTGCGCACCGGTGTGCCGCTCCTGGGCGTGTGCCTGGGGCATCAGGCGATCGCGGAGGCCCTCGGCGGCGTCGTGACGCACGCCGAGGAGCTCATGCACGGCAAGGTCTCGCGGGTGGTGCACACCGACGATCCGTTCTTCGACGGCGTGGCGGCGGAGTTCGACGCGACCCGCTATCACTCGCTCGCGGTGGTGCGCGACACGGTGCCCGACAGCCTCGTGATCACCGCCGAGACCGCGAGCGGCATCGTCATGGCGTTCCGCCACCGCGAACTGCCGATCTACGGAGTGCAGTACCACCCCGAATCGGTGCTCACCGAGGGCGGCTACCAGCAGCTCGGCAACTGGCTCACGGTGGTGGGCGTGCCCAACGCGGCAGAGGTCGCGCGCACGCTGTCGCCGCTGCTCGCCGACTGA
- the pknB gene encoding Stk1 family PASTA domain-containing Ser/Thr kinase: MTTEEVNMPETTDVGEQRILAGRYAIGEFVGQGGMATVYRGTDTKLGRQVAIKVMKADLAGDAQFRSRFRQEAQSASRMAHPTVVRVFDAGDDLIQTAEGPKRLPFIVMEYVEGTNLRQLEAEGRLSQSEACRVVDSVLTALEYSHRAGIVHRDIKPANIMITKSGQVKVMDFGIARAVSDTSSTLQETTAILGTAAYFSPEQAKGESIDARTDLYSTAVMLYELLTGDVPFRGDTAVAVAYQHVSERPKPPSEREPEVTPELDRVVLYGLAKDRAKRFQSASEFREALREAANGRMPKLAVQQQDTVLFSGGEEVSESDLALRQLSDGGGATRTQSRPPVMWTWAAILTIGAVIAAVVFWLVTLAPQEFMPDSSREVPELADMPSAEALDRLRELELTTISVEQTSDSIANDHVISTLPEAGSVLTAGDSITVYVSTGPETAKVPAIGRMSEEDYREKIEDLGLTVGIVSKRDDPTEAAGRVLSVSPEPGTEVQSGTGIEMVVSSGNVQVPDVVAQPMQVAKSMVESLGLNVTYTPEPSCPTVEGYPIIEQSIVGSQAQRSALSLKYCSG; this comes from the coding sequence ATGACCACGGAAGAGGTGAACATGCCCGAAACGACCGACGTCGGCGAACAGCGGATTCTCGCCGGCCGGTACGCGATCGGGGAGTTCGTCGGCCAGGGTGGCATGGCGACGGTGTACCGAGGCACCGACACGAAGCTCGGGCGGCAGGTCGCCATCAAGGTGATGAAGGCCGACCTCGCGGGTGACGCGCAGTTCCGCTCCCGCTTCCGCCAGGAGGCGCAGTCGGCGTCGCGGATGGCGCACCCCACGGTGGTGCGCGTGTTCGACGCCGGCGACGACCTGATCCAGACCGCCGAGGGGCCGAAGCGCCTCCCGTTCATCGTGATGGAGTACGTCGAGGGCACGAACCTGCGCCAGCTCGAGGCCGAGGGGCGGCTCTCGCAGTCGGAGGCGTGCCGCGTCGTCGACTCCGTGCTCACCGCGCTCGAGTACTCGCACCGCGCCGGCATCGTGCACCGCGACATCAAGCCCGCCAACATCATGATCACGAAGAGTGGTCAGGTGAAGGTGATGGACTTCGGCATCGCCCGCGCCGTCTCCGACACCTCGTCGACGCTGCAGGAGACCACGGCGATTCTCGGCACCGCGGCCTACTTCTCGCCCGAGCAGGCGAAGGGCGAGTCGATCGACGCGCGCACCGACCTGTACTCGACTGCGGTCATGCTCTACGAACTGCTCACGGGCGACGTGCCGTTCCGCGGCGACACCGCCGTGGCCGTCGCGTACCAGCACGTCAGCGAGCGGCCGAAGCCGCCGAGCGAGCGCGAGCCCGAGGTCACCCCCGAGCTCGACCGCGTGGTGCTCTACGGTCTCGCGAAGGATCGCGCGAAGCGCTTCCAGTCGGCATCCGAGTTCCGCGAGGCGCTGCGCGAGGCCGCCAACGGCCGGATGCCGAAGCTCGCGGTGCAGCAGCAGGACACGGTGCTGTTCTCCGGCGGAGAGGAGGTGTCGGAGTCGGATCTCGCGCTGCGGCAGCTCTCCGACGGGGGCGGCGCCACCCGCACGCAGAGCCGCCCGCCGGTGATGTGGACGTGGGCCGCGATTCTCACGATCGGCGCCGTGATCGCCGCCGTCGTGTTCTGGCTCGTCACCCTCGCGCCGCAGGAGTTCATGCCGGATTCCTCGCGCGAGGTGCCCGAGCTCGCAGACATGCCGAGTGCGGAGGCTCTCGACCGGTTGCGCGAGCTGGAGCTGACGACGATCAGCGTCGAGCAGACGAGCGATTCCATCGCGAACGATCACGTGATCTCCACGCTTCCCGAAGCGGGATCGGTGCTGACGGCCGGCGACAGCATCACCGTCTACGTGTCGACCGGGCCGGAGACCGCGAAGGTGCCGGCGATCGGGCGCATGTCGGAAGAGGACTACCGCGAGAAGATCGAGGATCTCGGCCTCACGGTGGGCATCGTCTCCAAGCGCGACGACCCCACCGAGGCCGCCGGCCGCGTGCTCAGCGTCAGCCCCGAGCCCGGCACAGAGGTGCAGTCGGGCACCGGCATCGAGATGGTGGTCTCGAGCGGCAACGTGCAGGTTCCCGATGTCGTCGCGCAGCCGATGCAGGTCGCGAAGTCGATGGTGGAGAGCCTGGGCCTCAACGTGACGTACACGCCCGAACCGTCGTGCCCGACGGTCGAGGGCTACCCGATCATCGAGCAGTCGATCGTCGGCTCGCAGGCGCAGCGCTCGGCGCTCAGCCTGAAGTACTGCTCGGGCTGA
- a CDS encoding protein kinase domain-containing protein, with product MRPAAGITFGGRYELSSRIAVGGMGEVWKATDSIIGRTVAIKILKDEYMGDPGFLERFRAEARHAALVNHEGIANVFDYGEEQGSAYIVMELVPGEPLSAIIDREGRLPANRVLGIVAQTATSLQAAHDAGLVHRDIKPGNLLITPEGRVKITDFGIARIADQVPLTATGQVMGTVQYLAPEQASGHTATAATDIYSLGVVAYECLAGKRPFTGESQVAIAMAQINDTPPDLPTDIPEPVRNLVLACLAKDAAGRPMTAAKLAQAATALHRGDVQLAASYVPQVLGDSQPATMALPQTSVSDAATTALPQTTAMPGAMPLEAPSDDEAPVDEEPKKKKRSPWTWPLITLLVLLLLIGGGTAIALLSGNNDADKPPTTTTPTRTTTPAETTTPPEPTTGVVDGDEVVGRNVDEAVAYLQGLGFTNVTTAPGNQAPDDQVNLVTSVNPTGSSVPLDEPITLTYNVAYGEAPAPGAPTGPSSVESGASFTVSLPTYVCPTGMQVSNYNVTVSGDGSLASISGTTANLQAKSPDAGGTITVNYTVACQGNGAERVSPASPDLSITVEAPAEEPSAGNGSNGSGNSGANGSGGSGNGNPAPGLIGDDR from the coding sequence ATGAGGCCAGCGGCAGGGATCACATTCGGCGGACGCTACGAGCTCAGCTCGAGGATCGCCGTCGGTGGCATGGGTGAGGTCTGGAAGGCGACCGACAGCATTATCGGCCGCACCGTCGCCATCAAGATCCTCAAAGACGAGTACATGGGCGATCCCGGCTTCCTCGAGCGGTTCCGCGCGGAGGCGCGCCATGCCGCGCTCGTGAACCACGAGGGCATCGCGAACGTCTTCGATTACGGCGAGGAGCAGGGCTCCGCGTACATCGTCATGGAGCTCGTGCCCGGCGAGCCGCTGTCGGCGATCATCGACCGCGAGGGGCGCCTGCCCGCGAACCGCGTCCTCGGCATCGTCGCGCAGACCGCGACCTCGCTGCAGGCGGCGCACGACGCGGGTCTCGTGCACCGCGACATCAAGCCCGGCAACCTGCTCATCACGCCCGAGGGCCGGGTGAAGATCACCGACTTCGGCATCGCGCGGATCGCCGACCAGGTGCCGCTCACCGCGACCGGTCAGGTCATGGGCACGGTGCAGTACCTCGCGCCGGAGCAGGCCAGCGGCCACACCGCGACCGCAGCCACAGACATCTACTCGCTCGGCGTCGTCGCGTACGAGTGCCTCGCCGGCAAGCGCCCCTTCACGGGCGAGTCGCAGGTCGCCATCGCCATGGCGCAGATCAACGACACGCCGCCCGACCTCCCGACCGACATCCCCGAGCCCGTGCGCAATCTCGTGCTCGCCTGCCTCGCGAAGGATGCGGCCGGCCGCCCGATGACGGCCGCCAAGCTCGCGCAGGCCGCGACCGCGCTGCACCGCGGCGACGTGCAGCTCGCCGCGAGCTACGTGCCGCAGGTGCTCGGCGACAGCCAGCCCGCGACGATGGCGCTGCCGCAGACCTCGGTCTCCGATGCCGCGACGACGGCGCTGCCGCAGACGACGGCGATGCCCGGCGCCATGCCGCTCGAGGCGCCGTCCGACGACGAGGCCCCGGTCGACGAGGAGCCGAAGAAGAAGAAGCGCAGCCCGTGGACCTGGCCGCTGATCACGCTGCTGGTGCTGCTGCTGCTCATCGGCGGCGGCACCGCCATCGCGCTGCTGAGCGGCAACAACGACGCCGACAAGCCGCCGACCACGACGACGCCGACGCGCACGACCACCCCGGCCGAGACCACGACGCCGCCCGAGCCCACCACGGGCGTCGTCGACGGCGACGAGGTCGTCGGGCGAAACGTCGACGAGGCCGTCGCCTACCTGCAGGGCCTCGGCTTCACCAACGTCACCACGGCTCCGGGCAACCAGGCGCCCGACGATCAGGTGAACCTGGTGACGTCGGTGAACCCGACGGGCAGCAGCGTTCCGCTCGACGAGCCCATCACGCTGACGTACAACGTGGCGTACGGCGAGGCGCCGGCGCCGGGAGCGCCGACCGGGCCGAGCTCGGTGGAGTCGGGCGCGTCGTTCACGGTCTCGCTGCCGACGTACGTGTGCCCCACCGGCATGCAGGTCTCGAACTACAACGTCACGGTCTCGGGCGACGGCAGCCTCGCGAGCATCTCGGGCACGACGGCGAACCTCCAGGCGAAGTCGCCCGATGCGGGCGGCACGATCACGGTGAACTACACGGTCGCCTGCCAGGGCAACGGCGCCGAGCGCGTCTCGCCCGCATCGCCCGATCTCTCGATCACGGTCGAGGCCCCTGCGGAGGAGCCGAGCGCCGGCAACGGTTCGAACGGCAGCGGCAACTCGGGTGCGAACGGCTCGGGCGGCAGCGGCAACGGGAACCCCGCGCCCGGCCTGATCGGGGATGATCGGTGA